The Candidatus Effluviviaceae Genus I sp. sequence CGCTCGACGCGCAGCTCATGCTCACCGAGGCGGTGCTGCGCGGCGCGAAGCACTCGTTCGTCATCGGCGACATGCCGTACATGACGTACGAGACCTGCCCGGCCGACGCCATCCGGAACGCGGGGAAGTTCATCCGCATCGGCTGCGACGCCATCAAGCTCGAGGGCGGGGCGAGGATCGCGCCGACCATCGAGGCGATGGTGAAGGCGGGACTCCCGGTGATGGGGCACATCGGCCTCACGCCGCAGTCGGCGCCGGCGCTCGGTGGCTACCGCGTGCAGGGCAAGACCGCCGAGGCCGCGAAGGCGCTCGTGGCGGACGCCAAGGCGCTCGAGTCTGCTGGGTGCTGGGGCATGCTCGTCGAGTGCGTGCCGCCCGAGACGATGAAGCTCATCCACGAGAGCGTGGACATCATCTGCATGAGCCTGGGCGGCGGCCCGAGCGCGGACGGCCAGCTCGTCATCGTGCACGACATGATCGGGTACTTCGCGGCGTTCAGGCCGAAGTTCGTGCGGCGCTACTGCGACCTGACCGAGGTTCTGGGGAAGGCGTTCCGGCAGTACGTGACCGACGTGAAGTCGAAGGACTTCCCGCAGCCCGAGCACTGCTACGAGATGACGAAGGAAGAGATGCAGAAGCTGGGGATCGTCGTGGAGGACTAGGGAGGCTTCGTGGGACGGCGGCTCGATGCGCACCTCAGGGCGAGGCCGTCGTTCGAGCGCCGGCTGAACGCCGTCGCGCTCTTCCTCGAGGACCTCGTGAAGGTCCCGGTGTTCCGATGTCAGCGGTGTGGGGAGTGCGTGCTCTCCCACACCGCTTTCATCTGTTCCCAGCGGTGCCCGAAGCGGCTTCGCAACGGCGCGTGCGGCGGGACGCGGCCCGGCGGGTTCTGCGAGGTCTACCCGGAGCGGCGCTGCATCTGGTACTGCATCTACGCGCGGTCCCGCGCGCTTCGCCGCATCGCGATGCTCACCGAGCGCGTCGCGCCGCACCAGTGGACGCTCGAGCGGACCTCGGCGTGGCTCAACGTGTTCCGCGGACGGATCCCGGGGCCGCAGCTTCTCGTGGGGAAGGTCGCCGGGCGGCTCGACGCGCGGACGGCGCGGAGGGCGCTCGAGGAGCGCGAGCCGTGACTCGCACGCTGCGCGAGGCCATCGCCTCCGGCCGGTTCATCGTGACCGGCGAGCTGGGGCCGCCGCTTGGCGCGTCGGCCGCCGCGGTCGCGAAGAAGGCCGAGCACTTCCGGGGCCTCGCCGACGCTGTCAACACGACGGACAACCAAAGCGGCATCGTCCGCATGTCGTCCGTCGCCGCGGCGAAGCTCCTCCTCGACGCGGGCGTGGACCCCGTCGTCCAGATGACCTGCCGCGACCGCAACCGCCTCGGGCTTCAGAGCGACATCCTAGGCGCGTCGGGGCTCGGCGTGACGAACTTCCTTCTCCTCACCGGCGACCACACGACGCTCGGGAACCAGCCCGACGCCCGCCCGGTGTACGACCTCGACTCCGTCCAGCTCATCGCGGCCGCGCGCGGCATGCGCGAGGGGCGCTTCATGAACGGTGAGGAGATCAAGTCGCCTCCCGCCATGCTGATCGGCGGGGCGGCCAACCCGTTCGCGGAGCCGATGGGCCTCCGCCTCACTCGCCTGGCGAAGAAGGTCGAGGCCGGCGCCGACTTCATCCAGACGCAGGCCGTGTTCGACCTGCCGCGCTTCCGGCGCTGGATGGCGGGCGTGCGAGATCTCGGGTTGCACGAGCTCGTGAAGGTCCTCGCCGGCGTGCTGCCGGCGCGGTCGGCGCGCGCTCTCGAGCGCATGCGGAAGGACGTCTCGGGGATGCTCATCCCGGACGAGGTCGTGCGGAGGATGGAGGCGGCGGCGAACCCGGAGGACGAGGGCGTGCGCGTCGCGTGCGAGACCATCGCCGCGCTGCGCGAGGTCGAGGGCGTGGCCGGCGTGCACGTCATGCCGGTCATGTGGGAGTCGGTGATGCCGCGCATCGTCGAGGGAGCGGGGCTCGCGCCGCGGGGCGCAGCCGGCGCGGAGGGCGCGGCGCCGTGAACGCCGAGACGCTGAGGGGCATGCTGTCCGAGCGCGTCCTCGTCTTCGAGGGCGGGATGGGGACGCTCCTCATGGAGCGCGTCCCGGGCCACCGCGCGCCCGACCTCCTGACCCTCGACGCGCCGCAGGTCATCGAGGAGATCCAGCGCGCGTACGTCGCGGCCGGCGCCCGAGTGCTTCAGACCTGCACGTTCGGCGCGACGCCGATCAAGCTCGACGCGATCGGCGAGCGGAGCAGGTTCGCGGAGATCAACAGGGCGGCGGTGGCGATCGCCAGGCGGGCGGCGGGAGCGGGTGAGCGCGGCGCGGCGGGAGGCGCGAAGGCACCCGTGCTCGTCGCCGGCGACCTCGGGCCGACCGGCCGGCTCGTCCGCCCGCTGGGCGACCTCTCGTTCGGCGACGCCTACGAGGCCTACCGTGCCCAGGCCGCGCTCCTCGCCGAGTGCGGCGTGGACCTCATCATCGTCGAGACGATGATCGACCTCCGCGAGGCGAAGGCGGCGCTCCTGGCCGCGCGCGACGCCACGGGGCTTCCGGTCGTCGTCACGATGACCTTCGACGAGCACTTCACGACACCCACCGGGACGGACCCCGTCACCGCGGCCACCGTCCTCTCGTCCATGGGCGCGTTCGCCGTGGGCGCGAACTGCTCCACGGGTCCGTCGCCGATGGTCGAGGTCGTCGGGCGGATGGCGCAGTCGTGCCGCGCGCCCATCATCGCCCAGCCGAACGCGGGCATGCCGGAGACGCACGACGGGAAGGCGGTCTATGCGACGACCCCCGACGAGTTCGCGGCGGAGGCGTCGCGGCTGGTCGCGGCCGGCGCGTCCATGCTCGGCGGCTGCTGCGGGACGACGCCGGCGCACATCGAGGCGCTCGCGCGGGCGGTCGAGGAGCGGCGGCCGGTGGCGCGAGCGGTCCCGAGCGCGCTCAGGCTCTCGAGCCGGACCGCGACCGTCGAGATCGGGCGCGGGTTCCCGTTCGCCGTCATCGGCGAGCGCATCAACCCGACGAACCGCGCCGCGCTCTCGGAGGAGGTCCTCGACGGCCGCGTCGAGACGGTGCTGGCCGACGGTCGTGCGCAGGCCGAGGCGGGCGCGCTCGTCCTCGACGTGAACGTGGGCGTCCCCGGCGTGGACGAGCCGGCCGCGATGGCGCGCTCGGCGCTCGCGCTCGAGAACGCGCTCGCCGCGCCGCTCTCGCTGGACTCGACGAGCGCGGCCGCGTTCGAGGCTGCCCTGAGCGAGCTCGCGGGCAAGCCCCTCCTCAACTCCGTGACGGCCGAGCGCGCGCGGCTCGACGCGATCCTCCCGCTCGCGGCGCGGCACGGAGCAGGCGTCGTCTGCCTCGCGCTGGATGAGACCGGCGTGAAGCCGTCCGCCGAGGAGCGGGTCGCGGTACTCCGCGGCATCGTCCGCGAGGCGGAGCGGCGCGGCGTGGACCGCGAGAACCTCATCCTCGACTGCGTGACGCTCGCAGCCTCGGCCGAGCAGGAGCGCGTGCCCGGCACACTCGAGGCCATCCGCGCGGTCTCGCGCGAACTCGGTCTTCCCACGGTTCTCGGCGTCTCGAATGTGTCGCACGGACTGCCGGACCGCAGCGCGCTCAACGTCTCGTTCCTCTCGATGGCGATGGCGGCCGGCCTCGACGCCGCCATCATGAACCCGCTCGACGCGACGATGATGGCCGCCATCCGGGCGTCGTCCGTGCTCACGGTCCGGGATCGCGGGTCGGCGGAGTACGTCCGGGCGCACCGGGCCAAGAAGAAGAGCGCGGCCGCGCCTGGCGCGGGCGCAGCGAGAGACCCCGGCGTGCGTGGGCGCATCCGCCGCGCGGTCGCGGACGGCAACGCGGCGGCGATCGAAGGGCTCGTGGACGAGGCGCTTGCCGAGGGCATCGCCCCGATGGCGCTCAACGACGAGGTCGTCGTGCCGGCGCTCGAGGAGGTCGGGCGGCGCTTCGAGCGGCGTGAGGTGTTCCTTCCGCAGATGATGCTGGCGGCTGAAGCCGTCGAGCGCGCGTTCGCCAAGATCAAGCCGCTCCTGCCGAAACACGCCGAGGCGGGGAAGGGGACGGTCGTCCTCGCGACGGTGCAGGGCGACGTGCACGACATCGGGAAGAACATCCTGGGCAGCATGCTCGAGAGCCACGGCTACCGCGTCGTGGACCTCGGGAAGGACGTGCCCGCGGCGGCGATCGTCGAGGCGGCGCGGCGCGAGCGCGCGGACGCCGTGGCGCTCTCGGCGCTCATGACGACGACGGCGGCGCAGGTGCCGGTCGTCGTGCAAGCGTTGCGCGAGGCCGGCATCAAGGCGAAGATCATGGTCGGGGGCGCCATCGTCACGAAGCGCTTCGCGGACTCCGTCGGGGCCGACGGCTACGCGAAGGACGCGGCGGGCGCGGTGGGCATCCTGCGAACCCTGCTTGCGGAGGACGCATGAAGCGCAGCATCATCACCATCGACGAGTCGAAGTGCACGGGCTGCGGGCTCTGCATCCCGGGCTGCCCCGAGGGCGCCCTTCAGATCATCGACGGCAAGGCGCGGCTCGTGAGCGACCTCATGTGCGACGGTCTCGGCGCGTGCATCGGCACCTGCCCCGAGGGCGCGATCACGATCGAGGAGCGCGAGGCCGAGCCGTACGACGAGCGGAAGGTGATGGAGGGGATCGTGAGGCAGGGGCCGGGCACCATCCGGGCGCACCTCGCGCACCTCAAGGACCACGGTCAGACCGAGTACCTGAACCAAGCCGTCGCCTTCCTTCGCGAGAAGGGCATCGCGGTCCCGACCGCCCCGTCGCAGCCTGCGGCCTGCGCGCCGGCGAGCGGGTGCCCGGGGTCGCGGTCGCAGTCGTTCGGGCCGCGCCCCGCCGCGCGTGGCGGGCCCGCGGGGAACGAGCGAGGCGCCGGCGGTCAGCAACCCTCCGAGCTCTCGCACTGGCCGGTGCAGATGCACCTCATCAACCCGGCGGCCCCGCACTTCCAGGGCGCGGACCTCGTTCTCGCCGCCGACTGCGTCGCGTACGCGCTCGGCGACTTCCACCGCTCGTACCTCAGGGGGAAGACGCTCGCCATCGCGTGCCCGAAGCTGGACGAGCGCCAGGAGGTGTACCTCGAGAAGCTCAAGACGCTCATCGAGGAAGCGAAGATCAACACGCTCACGGTGACGATCATGGAGGTCCCCTGCTGTCGAGGTCTTGTCGCGCTCGCGAGAGCGGCGGCCGCCCAGGCGTCGCGCAAGGTGCCGGTGAAGGTCGTCGTCGTCGGGGTGCGGGGGGATGTGCTCTCGGAGGAGTGGGTAGCCTAGGTCAGGGAAGGTGGGGAAAGGCCGTGGGCGTCGCGCGATGCGCGTGCGTCGAGTACAGGCCGGGGTGCGGACGAGCGCCCCGGCTTCGTGTGGTTCGCACCTCGATCGTGGGTGAGTGCCATTCGTCGTTGGAGCGACGCGCAATCAGTGGTACAATACCCACGTCGGGAGACAGTTCGAGGCGCCCGCCGTCGGGCGGCCCCAGAGGATGGGGCGAGGAGGGCAGCGATGGCAAGGCGAGCGATGTCCCTGTGCGTTCTCGCGCTGATCGCGGCAGCGAGTGGCCCCGCGGGGGCCGACTGGAACACGGGCGATCCCTACAAGTGGGTGCAGTACCCCGACCTCTCGACCTACGGCATGGACATCAACGCGACGGCGGTCGAGTCGGGGGAACCTCGGATCGTCCTTGCCGACGACTTCCTCTGCACGGCGAGGACCCTGATCACGGACATACACGTCTGGGGCTCGTGGCGGTACGACCGCCTTCCCTTCGGCTGGGACCCCGGAGCCGTGACGTTCATGGTCGCGATCCTCTCCGACATCCCCGCGAGCGAGAGCCCAACCGGCTACAGCATGCCCGGGAATGTGCTCTGGACGCGGGAGTTCGCGCCGGGGAGCTTCGAGGTCAGGCAGTGGGCCGTCGGATTGCAGGAGTGGTGGTGGGGCCCGCAGGAGGCACCCATCTTCCCGGGAGACTCGGTGTGCTGGCAGTACAACTTCCAGATCCCACCTCCCGACGCGTTCCTTCAGCAGGGAACGCCGACGGCGCCCGTCGTGTACTGGCTGGCCCTGCATGCGCGCCCGGAGGACTTGATATCCGTCCCGCCGGTTCGCTTCGGGTGGAAGACCTCGCCGGATCACTGGAACGACGCCGCCGTGTGGAACTGGCTGCCGAGCGGCGGGTACTGGCAGCCGATGTTCTATCCGCCGCCACATCCGCTGGCGGGTCAGCAGATTGACCTCGCCTTCGTCATCACCGAGCTGGGCGGCACGGACTGGGGGGATGCCCCCGACCCGCCGTACCCCACGCTCTCGGGCGCGAGCAACGGCGCGAACCACACGATCGTCCCCGGGGTCTACCTGGGCCAGACCGTGGACTCGGAAGGCAACGGGCAGCCCGACGCGAACGCGCTCGGCGACGACCTGTCGGGCGTGGACGATGAGGACGGCATCACGTTCCTGTCGCCCCTTGTGCCAGGCACGTGGGCACAGGTTCAGGTCGAGGCATCGACGCCTGGGTACCTGAGCGGCTGGGTTGACTTCAACGGCGACGGGTTCTGGCTCTCCTCGCAGGGTGACTGGATCCTGACGGGCCAGTACATCCCGGCAGGGACGAGCACGGTCAGCTTCCTGGTGCCCAGCGCGGCGACCCCTGGCATTCAGACGTTCGCACGATTCCGCTTCACGACCCAGGCCTGGACGGCGTGGCCGTCGGGGCCCGCGCCTGACGGAGAGGTCGAGGATTACGCGGTCGTCATCTCGCATCCTCAGACCAGCGACAAGTGGATCCAGTATCCGGACCTTCGCGAGTCGGGCATTGACATCAACGTGAGCCACGACCGAGCGCTGGCCGACGACTTCCTCTGCACCTCTCCTGGGCGCGTGACGCAGATCCGCATCTGGGGATCGTGGCTCGGCGACTGGCTGCCGTGGGGGAGCGATCCGGAGGCCGTCGGCTTCAGGCTCAGCATCCGGGCGGACATCCCTGCCTGGGAGAGCCCGACCGGCTACAGCATGCCCGGCGAGCTGCTCTGGACGCGCTACTTCATGGCGGGCGGGCCGAGCGGCTTCGTTGCCGAGGAGTGGTTCAATGCGCCGGAAGGGTGGTTCGACCCGTACCCGCCGCCGGGAAGCTACCAGTTCCCGGCTGACTGGACCTGCTGGCGCTATACGTTCCGCATTCCCGGGCCGCTGGCGTTCCACCAGGTGGGCATGCCGGACCGCCCGATCGTGTACTGGCTCGAGGTGCAAGCGTACCCTGACGACCCCGAGGCGCTGTTCGGATGGAAAGCCTCGGTGGACCACTGGAACGACGATGCGGTCTGGGCCCTGCTGCCCAACCCTGCGTGGTTCGAACTCGTGTACCCGCCCGGGCACCCATTCGCCGGCGAGTCGATCGACCTCGCGTTCTCGATCTACTGCGGGTACGGCACGGACGTGCCGGAGGGCGGTGAGCCCGCGCAGGTGATCCCCGAGCGCTTCGGCCTGCGCCAGAACGTCCCGAACCCGTTCAACCCTGTGACGGCCATCGGCTACGACGTGCCGGCGGGCGGCGGCCGGGTGACCCTCGAGGTGTTCGACGTGAGCGGCCGGCTGGTGCGGACGCTCGTGGACGGGTTCGTGAGCGAGGGCGTCCGGAGTGCCTCGTGGGACGGCCGCGACGGCGAGGGCAAGGAGGTCGGCTCGGGGGTGTACTTCTGCCGCATGAAGGCGGGGGAGACCGAGCAGACCGTGAAGATGACGCTCTTGAAGTAGCCTTCCGCGGAGGAGTCCGTGGTCTCAAGGGGCCCCCGGCCCGACGCCGGGGGCCCCTCTGTGCTTGCGCCGGCCGCGCCGCGCGCCGTACCATCAGCCCCGCTGTGTGGCCGCGTCCGGTGCGCTTCGGGGGCGAGTGATGCGGATCTTCGATGACAACAGCCTGACCATCGGCAACACGCCGCTCGTGCGGCTCGGCCGTCTCGCCCGCGATCTCGCGGGCACCGTGCTCGCGAAGATCGAGGGGCGGAATCCCGCCTACTCCGTGAAGTGCCGCGTCGGCGCCGCGATGATCTGGGACGCGGAGCGGCGCGGCGTCCTCACGCCCGGGTCGCGCGATGTGACGGTCGTCGAGCCGACGAGCGGGAACACGGGCATCGCGCTCGCGTTCGTGTGCGCGCTCAGGGGCTATCCACTCATCCTCACCATGCCCGAGACGATGTCCGTCGAGCGACGGAAGATGCTCAAGGCCTTCGGCGCGAGCATCGTGCTCACGGATGGCGCGAAGGGCATGGCCGGCGCTGTCGCCAGGGCCGAGGAGATCGTCGCCTCGGATCCCGCGAGACACTTCATGCCGCAGCAGTTCAGGAACCCCGCGAACCCCGAGATCCACTTCAGGACCACGGGCCCCGAGATCTGGAACGACACCGGGGGCACGGTGGACGTCCTCGTCGCGGGCGTGGGAACCGGCGGGACGATCACGGGCGTGAGTCGCTACATCAAGGGCACGCAGGGGAAGGCCATTCGCTCGATCGCCGTGGAGCCTGCGCGGTCGCCGGTGCTGACGGCCGTCCGCGCGGGTCGCCCGCCGACGCCCGGGCGGCACGGGATCCAGGGCATCGGCGCGGGCTTCAAGCCGGACATCCTCGACCTCACGCTCGTGGACGAGATCGCGACGGTGAGCGATGAGGAGGCCGTCGAGTTCGCTCGCCGCCTTCACAAGGAGGAAGGGATCAGCTGCGGCATCTCGAGCGGGGCCGCCGCGGCGGTGGCCTGCAGGGTGGCCGCGGAACCTGCGAGCGCGGGCAGGACGATCGTGGTCGTCCTGCCGGACGCCGGCGAGCGGTACCTGAGCACGGCGATCTTCGAGGAGAAGACCTGATGGCGAAGATCAGGAAAGCGCAGGCCGGCACGTGCGCGCCCGGCGACATCACACGGATCGCAAAGGCCCTGTGCCGTGGCAGTCGGAAGCTCCCGCGGGCGGTCCCGTCCTCGAAGCGCGGCACGATGCCGTCCGGCACGGTGCTCGTGGACCTCGTCGAGCAGCTCCGCACGGCGCTCTTCCCCGGCTACTTCGGCAAGAGCGACGTCTCGGACGAGTCCATGAAGTTCCACGCGGGCGTGGTGCTCGACGCCGTGCTCGGCGCGCTGCCGGAGCAGATCGAGTGCGGGTTCGGGGTCATGGGCGAGGGGCGGAACCGGCACGGGCAGGACGCGTTCGAGATCACGCGCGCGTTTCTCACGTCGCTCCCGCGCGTGCAGGCGCTCCTCGCGACCGATGCCGAGGCGGCGTTCGAGGGCGACCCGGCGGCGGCGTCACCGGAGGAGACGATCTTCTGCTACCCGGGCATGCTCGCGGTGACGTACCACCGGCTCGCGCACGAGCTGTACCGTCTCGGGGCGCCGCTCATCCCGCGCATCCTCTCCGAGCACGCGCACAGCCGCACGGGCATTGACATCCACCCCGGCGCGACCATCGGCAAGTCGTTCTTCATTGACCACGGGACGGGCGTCGTGATCGGCGAGACGACGGTCATCGGACGGCGCGTGCGGCTCTACCAGGGTGTGACGCTCGGCGCGGTGAGCTTCCCGAAGGACGAGCACGGCAACCCGATCAAGGGCGTCCCGAGGCATCCCATCGTCGAGGACGACGTCATCATCTACGCCGGCGCGACGATCCTCGGGCGCGTGACCATCGGCCGCCGCTCCGTTATCGGCGGCGGCGTGTGGCTCACGCACAGCGTGCCGCGGGGGACGGTGCTGTCGCAGGCGGAGGAGAGGAGCGGCAGGCCGAAGCCCGGCTAGGAGGTGTTGCATGAACCGCGTCTTGAGCGCAGCCCGCGCCGCGGTGGCTGCCGCAGTGTCCCTGGTCTTCCTCGTTTCGGTTGCTCCCGCGGCCGTCATCCGCATCCCCTCCGACGAGCCCACTATCGCCGCCGGCATCGCGGCCGCTTCGGCCGGCGACACGCTCCTTCTTGCGGACGGCTCGCACGACGAGCATGGTCTCGTGGTTGACAAGCCGCTCACCATCGCGGGCGAGTCGGGGAGCCCGGGCAGCGCCAGCATCAACGGGCAGCTTGCCGGACGCATCTTCGACGTCGAGAACGCGAACGGCGTGGTGTTCTCGGGCCTCACGTTCCTGCTCGGTCACAGCGACTGGGGGGGGGCGGTGTACTCGGACAGCTCGGACGTCACGTTCGACTACTGCGTGTTCCACTTGAACAGCGTCACGATGCACGGCGGCGCGGTCTTCTACAACGGAGGGACCGGGACGTTCACTGACTGCAGCTTCGTCGCCAACGACGCCGAGATCGCCGGCGGCGGCATCGTGCTCAGCGGGGCGGGAGGGACCTTCACGGGCTGCTACTTCGGAGAGAATGAGGCCTGGTGGGGCGGCGGGGTCTGCGCCTACCACCCGGGGGCGGCGCCCGTCTTCAGCGCATGCGTCTTCCAGGGGAACCGGGCGGTCTCGCCGCCGGGCAACGAGCCGTACGGTGGAGGCGTCTACTGCTGGGACCACGCGGCCCCGACGTTCTCCCACTGCGACTTCATCGAGAACACCTCCGGGCATGGCGGAGCCGGCCTCATGTCGGACCAGGAGTGCCAGATCTTCCTCGACCACTGCACGTTCCAGGGGAACTCGGCCGTCGTGGGCGCCGGCCTCGAGACGTGGTGGACCCGCGGCGGCAGCGTGACCAACTGCGAGTTCACGGGGAACACGGCCAGCGAGCACGGGGGCGGTGTGCTCTACGAGCAGAGCCAGGGCGTCGTGTTCGCGGGCTGCACGTTCACCGATAACGAGGCGGGGATAGCGGGCGGGGCCTTCAATCTGACCGCGGCGACACCCGGGCCGAGCGACTGCACGTTCACCGGCAACTCCGCGACGTACGGCGGCGGGGTTGCCATGTCGCACAGCGTGGCGCC is a genomic window containing:
- the panB gene encoding 3-methyl-2-oxobutanoate hydroxymethyltransferase, giving the protein MTEQKERKKVTLSTLRAMKHKKEPIAWLTCYDYPMAQIMDAAGVDMILVGDSGAMTVLGHPTTLPQTLDAQLMLTEAVLRGAKHSFVIGDMPYMTYETCPADAIRNAGKFIRIGCDAIKLEGGARIAPTIEAMVKAGLPVMGHIGLTPQSAPALGGYRVQGKTAEAAKALVADAKALESAGCWGMLVECVPPETMKLIHESVDIICMSLGGGPSADGQLVIVHDMIGYFAAFRPKFVRRYCDLTEVLGKAFRQYVTDVKSKDFPQPEHCYEMTKEEMQKLGIVVED
- a CDS encoding methylenetetrahydrofolate reductase C-terminal domain-containing protein — encoded protein: MGRRLDAHLRARPSFERRLNAVALFLEDLVKVPVFRCQRCGECVLSHTAFICSQRCPKRLRNGACGGTRPGGFCEVYPERRCIWYCIYARSRALRRIAMLTERVAPHQWTLERTSAWLNVFRGRIPGPQLLVGKVAGRLDARTARRALEEREP
- a CDS encoding methylenetetrahydrofolate reductase translates to MTRTLREAIASGRFIVTGELGPPLGASAAAVAKKAEHFRGLADAVNTTDNQSGIVRMSSVAAAKLLLDAGVDPVVQMTCRDRNRLGLQSDILGASGLGVTNFLLLTGDHTTLGNQPDARPVYDLDSVQLIAAARGMREGRFMNGEEIKSPPAMLIGGAANPFAEPMGLRLTRLAKKVEAGADFIQTQAVFDLPRFRRWMAGVRDLGLHELVKVLAGVLPARSARALERMRKDVSGMLIPDEVVRRMEAAANPEDEGVRVACETIAALREVEGVAGVHVMPVMWESVMPRIVEGAGLAPRGAAGAEGAAP
- a CDS encoding homocysteine S-methyltransferase family protein gives rise to the protein MNAETLRGMLSERVLVFEGGMGTLLMERVPGHRAPDLLTLDAPQVIEEIQRAYVAAGARVLQTCTFGATPIKLDAIGERSRFAEINRAAVAIARRAAGAGERGAAGGAKAPVLVAGDLGPTGRLVRPLGDLSFGDAYEAYRAQAALLAECGVDLIIVETMIDLREAKAALLAARDATGLPVVVTMTFDEHFTTPTGTDPVTAATVLSSMGAFAVGANCSTGPSPMVEVVGRMAQSCRAPIIAQPNAGMPETHDGKAVYATTPDEFAAEASRLVAAGASMLGGCCGTTPAHIEALARAVEERRPVARAVPSALRLSSRTATVEIGRGFPFAVIGERINPTNRAALSEEVLDGRVETVLADGRAQAEAGALVLDVNVGVPGVDEPAAMARSALALENALAAPLSLDSTSAAAFEAALSELAGKPLLNSVTAERARLDAILPLAARHGAGVVCLALDETGVKPSAEERVAVLRGIVREAERRGVDRENLILDCVTLAASAEQERVPGTLEAIRAVSRELGLPTVLGVSNVSHGLPDRSALNVSFLSMAMAAGLDAAIMNPLDATMMAAIRASSVLTVRDRGSAEYVRAHRAKKKSAAAPGAGAARDPGVRGRIRRAVADGNAAAIEGLVDEALAEGIAPMALNDEVVVPALEEVGRRFERREVFLPQMMLAAEAVERAFAKIKPLLPKHAEAGKGTVVLATVQGDVHDIGKNILGSMLESHGYRVVDLGKDVPAAAIVEAARRERADAVALSALMTTTAAQVPVVVQALREAGIKAKIMVGGAIVTKRFADSVGADGYAKDAAGAVGILRTLLAEDA
- a CDS encoding 4Fe-4S binding protein; this encodes MKRSIITIDESKCTGCGLCIPGCPEGALQIIDGKARLVSDLMCDGLGACIGTCPEGAITIEEREAEPYDERKVMEGIVRQGPGTIRAHLAHLKDHGQTEYLNQAVAFLREKGIAVPTAPSQPAACAPASGCPGSRSQSFGPRPAARGGPAGNERGAGGQQPSELSHWPVQMHLINPAAPHFQGADLVLAADCVAYALGDFHRSYLRGKTLAIACPKLDERQEVYLEKLKTLIEEAKINTLTVTIMEVPCCRGLVALARAAAAQASRKVPVKVVVVGVRGDVLSEEWVA
- the cysK gene encoding cysteine synthase A, which codes for MRIFDDNSLTIGNTPLVRLGRLARDLAGTVLAKIEGRNPAYSVKCRVGAAMIWDAERRGVLTPGSRDVTVVEPTSGNTGIALAFVCALRGYPLILTMPETMSVERRKMLKAFGASIVLTDGAKGMAGAVARAEEIVASDPARHFMPQQFRNPANPEIHFRTTGPEIWNDTGGTVDVLVAGVGTGGTITGVSRYIKGTQGKAIRSIAVEPARSPVLTAVRAGRPPTPGRHGIQGIGAGFKPDILDLTLVDEIATVSDEEAVEFARRLHKEEGISCGISSGAAAAVACRVAAEPASAGRTIVVVLPDAGERYLSTAIFEEKT
- a CDS encoding serine acetyltransferase, yielding MAKIRKAQAGTCAPGDITRIAKALCRGSRKLPRAVPSSKRGTMPSGTVLVDLVEQLRTALFPGYFGKSDVSDESMKFHAGVVLDAVLGALPEQIECGFGVMGEGRNRHGQDAFEITRAFLTSLPRVQALLATDAEAAFEGDPAAASPEETIFCYPGMLAVTYHRLAHELYRLGAPLIPRILSEHAHSRTGIDIHPGATIGKSFFIDHGTGVVIGETTVIGRRVRLYQGVTLGAVSFPKDEHGNPIKGVPRHPIVEDDVIIYAGATILGRVTIGRRSVIGGGVWLTHSVPRGTVLSQAEERSGRPKPG
- a CDS encoding right-handed parallel beta-helix repeat-containing protein, encoding MNRVLSAARAAVAAAVSLVFLVSVAPAAVIRIPSDEPTIAAGIAAASAGDTLLLADGSHDEHGLVVDKPLTIAGESGSPGSASINGQLAGRIFDVENANGVVFSGLTFLLGHSDWGGAVYSDSSDVTFDYCVFHLNSVTMHGGAVFYNGGTGTFTDCSFVANDAEIAGGGIVLSGAGGTFTGCYFGENEAWWGGGVCAYHPGAAPVFSACVFQGNRAVSPPGNEPYGGGVYCWDHAAPTFSHCDFIENTSGHGGAGLMSDQECQIFLDHCTFQGNSAVVGAGLETWWTRGGSVTNCEFTGNTASEHGGGVLYEQSQGVVFAGCTFTDNEAGIAGGAFNLTAATPGPSDCTFTGNSATYGGGVAMSHSVAPTLADCTFTGNSASIGGAVAVDSCASPAVAGCTIAENTAAYGGAIAFAGCSTPSVSGSTLVLNGATIGGAGIAAWTGTTVSVSRTIIGFSTVGEAAASDGCPVSCTATAIYGNAGGDWTGIIAGQEAGNHNVATDPLFCGVLAGDHTLCEDSPCLPENNGAGVLIGAHEDGCPGPCGAPVEATSWGSIKAMYRRDSERRGR